Below is a window of Moorella thermoacetica DNA.
GCGGCAATAATCTCCCGCACCCTGGCTGCCACCCCTTCCCGGGCCAGGAGACGCCCGGACCAGCGGCGCTTTACCTCTTTACCATCAATTAGTGGTAGCAATCTTTTCTCCCCCCTGGCCGGCCGCCCGCTTCAGGGCTTCCACCACCGATGTCAGGCGGCGGTAATTTATGCGGTAGCTGACCCGGTTGGCTATCAGGCGGGCGGTAGAAGAAAAAATGGGGGCTACCTCCACCAGGTCATTCTCCTTTAAGGTCCGGCCGGTAGATACAATATCGACAATCAGGTCCGCCAGTCCCGCCCGGGGCGCCAGCTCGATATTGCCGTGCAATTTAATGATTTCCACCGGGAGGCCCCGTTCCTGGAAAAAGGAAGCCGCCACCCGGGGGAACTTAGTGGCCACCCGCCGGCTGCCGGCCAGCAAGTTT
It encodes the following:
- the hisG gene encoding ATP phosphoribosyltransferase; translated protein: MVTNLLTLALPKGKLGQDALQLLQAAGLPVEGVATEARQLTFTFPAPGIRYLICRPTDVPTYVEYGAADLGIVGKDTLAEAGADVFELVDLGFGYCRFVVAAPRERWEEAGRSLENLLAGSRRVATKFPRVAASFFQERGLPVEIIKLHGNIELAPRAGLADLIVDIVSTGRTLKENDLVEVAPIFSSTARLIANRVSYRINYRRLTSVVEALKRAAGQGGEKIATTN